GTTGGAAACAATGGGATTAAGTCAATGGAAATTACAGTGCTCTGGGAAATGATTTTGACGATGCTGATAGCTACATTGACGACGATGGTGACTTTGAAGCTGGCGATAAAACAGATGACTGTAGTTATTTCCTGAATATATATGGTAAAGGTGCAAATACGGTGGAAGCAACAACAGAAGAGCATATAACACACAGAGGGACGATCCAAATAGATTAATTAACAGTATAACACATTTGATTGCTTTTATATGCGCAGGGGACTATTCTTTCACAATTGAGATATAATCCATACTGAAGTCGTGAGTTAAGAGGGATTCGTAGAATAAAAACGTGTCAGCTGTTttgattttatgtatatatttttaatacaaattaataaacaaataagtagctattaaataattaggatatttttaaaattaattttacatatataagCATCCATGGAGTATATGAAACATTAGCACTCCTGGTTTGTCTAGTTAACATATTTCTATGTTAGAGGTTAAACTCAATGTTGTAAAAGTCAATGTCCGAAAAAATAAAATGGAGCCAGGTCATATTGTATCCTGCCAATCTTATCCTACCAATTATTTTATATCGTATTCTGCCACTTATATACTATCATATATTTTCGTATCCTATTCATATTATCCTATCATATTCTACCCATCGTATACTTCCGTATCCTACCAAGTAGAACGTGTTTCCAAATGTGCGTCTTTGCGTTAAATGTTAGTAGTCAAGTTTGAAGTAAGAACTGAAGATTTAATCGTTTAGTAACCCTTGGTTTTGTAGTTAACGTAAAACATATTTCAAGGATGCTTGGTTCTATATTAAGCGTAAAACATACTTAGGTAGTTGGTCAATATGCTTGTTATAGGTTATATCCATACATTAGGTCTGGTTTTTCAGAGAATTGTGTCTTGTTTTGCTTGAAATAGGCCATGGCTTTTTCGAAAGGCATGTTAAGTATTAACGAAGAAGGTCTGATGGTTCAGAGACGCTTGGTCTACATGCTTGTAATTGGCACTGTAGTAATAATAAAGTCCGTCAAATGTGTTTTCCATGCTAGGCACAGTGATGTTGTGTAAcaaatttagaattttaaaattattttaatctttaattaattttatcattaccaaaggatcgaaccaagggcacgaatttttaaaaactatttcttcaTTAACAGGTAcattttctaggttaataattaccgaattttaagatggcgaccaaagATGGCTGATAAGATGGCATATGCCACGACAGTCTGGTAATTGACACTACTACACTTAAGCGGGTAACAATTAAACCACGATGGTGGTAACACATTCtagctggaaaaaaattattaatccaatatggctgccatgacgtcacagtAGTTGGCATAGTAAACATATATTGGCATTAGCTgtggggagtcagtctgccagtagcCGCAATGGGAGAAGGACTGTTGTTATTTTATTCGAAATTAAACTGAATTATTATTCAAATTAACCAAGGACTCCAAGGTCCGTGGTGAAAGTAATGTtataattaaatttgaattaaatatttttttagaaattttaaatttttgtctaaatttttggataataattatggattttcagtATGATGGATGTGACATCACACTTAAAAATTGCTGAGTTTTCtataatacaaaatggcggacgtgacatcataattcTATATGGCGAAAAGTTTTAGAGTCCAAGTTggcacaatcaaatatggcggaatCAAACATGGCGGAATTCAATATggtggaatccaatatggcggaatacAATATGACGGTATCTGAGATGGCAAAATACAAAATTGTAGCCATGAAATCCAAGTGGTTAAGGTTATGATATCTGAGGCTTGAGCTTTTGccatttttaggattttgagcattttttgttagaatttttagttcttataaaggcaaaaaaaataacttttaaatgttaaaagacaagagtttttgtattttttttatgtttaagttttcctcaaaaaagaatatttttgaattttaggtTTATTAATAGTTTTTCGTTGCAATCTTTCCTAAAAACTGAAACTTTTGggttattttattgaattttcgatcaattttggcgaattttgagacAAATTTGTCAAATATTCTgtaggctattttttttaatgtcaaagtTAATGATCAAGGCAAAAGTCATCTGATAATGCTACTGTGACGTTTCAAtcgaagatggcggacaccggcatcGGCACCAAACCCGGCCTCCAGGGCTCGGACCGACAATTCACACACTACTCTAAACAATCGCCCTTGTTCACCTTATATCTAAATGTTTACAACTTAATGGACATTAATTTCGTGCCATATCAAACTAAACCACAGTAGATGGtttccaaatatgtttttatataattaattaattaattttttaaaaatatactaaaacgCCATCACCTCATGCAAGAGAGCTTAGTTTAAGATATATTACAAACATACTTAATttaaatacactctcacacaacTGAAGAAAAGAACCCATggtaccaatataaaaaaaagtacccTGATAACTGCATAACCAAAGGCAGCACGAGAAAAAGTCTTTTAAAGCTAGTATTATTTCTTCacattaaattaagtaaattttattcCAAACATAATTAGTTATGAAGATTGACATTTATCAAATAATAAACACCTCTCATTTAGTTCCTCACTATTTTATTCATGTATTTCTCGAATCCAAAGTCAGAAACGGTATGTGCCATGAAATTCTATTTTATCGGAATGGTAATTCCTTTTCGTTCGCAGCTCTTGCATTAAGTGATTACTTTCGGCGCCGTTGTCATCGGCAGAAGACGGCTAATATTTCAAACTGTCGTTAGGCTGCTTTTCTTGCCCCTTGGTTGCACCAAGTTCCCTAATGGCTTAATGCAATCTCGATTATCCGGCCGAAGGTGTGTACGTCTGGAGCTGGAGTGGTGACAGTCTTCTCGCGGGAAGCAGTGGCATCTTCGCCAACTGCAGTGAATCCACGCGGACACGCCAGCTCAGAACGATGATTCCCGCCTCGTCCATCGAAAGAATCGAACGATCGTGAGATATTTTTCGAAAACCAATTTGGTCAGCATGCAGACGAGTCGggataacataacataacataacaaatATGTTTAACAGCCCTTTATCAGGGCAATACTAGCCGTAATTCCATTTCGTGGCTTTATAATAATTGTCCATGTGACCAAACGGCACAGTTTTGGAAACTTGTGCTCAACACTATGAAGGTccaaataagtttttataaagcagacatttatatatttttacaggaAACGCGGGTGGGCCGGGTGGCGTGGTATAAGCGGGTGTCACGGGTGGCGCGGGTGGCGCGGGTGGCCCGGGTGGCGTGGGTGGAGCGGGTGTCGCGGGTGGCGCGGGTGGCGCGGGTGGTCCGGGTGGCGCGGGTGGCGCGGGTGGCGCGGGTGGCCCGGGTGGCGTGGGTGGAGCGGGTGTCGTGGGTGGAGCGGGTGTCGCGGGTGGCGCGGGTGGCCCGGGTGGCGTGGGTGGAGCGGGTGTCGCGGGTGGCGCGGGTGGCGCGGGTGGCGCGGGTGGCCCGGGTGGCGTGGGTGGAGCGGGTGGCGCGGGTGGCGCGGGTGGCGCGGGTGGCCCGGGTGGCGTGGGTGGAGCGGGTGTCGCGGGTGGCGCGGGTGGCGCGGGTGGCCCGGGTGGACCGGGTGGCGTGGGTGGCGCGGGTTGACCGGGTGGCCCGGGTAGCGTGGGTGGCGCGGGTTGACCGGGTGGCGTGGGTGGCGCGGGTTGACCGGGTGGCGTGGGTGGAGCGGGTGGCGTGGGTGGAGCGGGTGGCGCGGGTGGCGCGGGTGGCGTGGGTGGCGCGGGTGGCGTGGGTGGAGCGGGTGGCGTGGGTGGAGCGGGTGGCGTGGGTGGAGCGGGTGGCGCGGGTGGCCCGGGTAGCGTGGGTGGCGCGGGTTGACCGGGTGGCGTGGGTGGCGCGGGTTGACCGGGTGGCGTGGGTGGAGCGGGTGGCGTGGGTGGAGCGGGTGGCGTGGGTGGAGCGGGTGGCGCGGGTGGCGCGGGTGGCGTGGGTGGCGCGGGTGGCGTGGGTGGAGCGGGTGGCGTGGGTGGAGCGGGTGGCGTGGGTGGAGCGGGTGGCGCGGGTGGCCCGGGTAGCGTGGGTGGCGCGGGTTGACCGGGTGGCGTGGGTGGCGCGGGTTGACCGGGTGGCGTGGGTGGAGCGGGTGGCGTGGGTGGAGCGGGTGGCGCGGGTGGCGCGGGTGGCGTGGGTGGCGCGGGTGGCGCGGGTGGCGCGGGTGGCGCGGGTGGCCCGGGTGGCGTGGGTGGAGCGGGTGTCGCGGGTGGCGCGGGTGGCGCGGGTGGCCCGGGTGGACCGGGTGGCGTGGGTGGCGCGGGTTGACCGGGTGGCCCGGGTAGCGTGGGTGGCGCGGGTTGACCGGGTGGCGTGGGTGGCGCGGGTTGACCGGGTGGCGTGGGTAGCGCGGGTTGACCGGGTGGCGTGGGTGGCGTGGGTTGACCGGGTGGCGTG
The DNA window shown above is from Bacillus rossius redtenbacheri isolate Brsri chromosome 2, Brsri_v3, whole genome shotgun sequence and carries:
- the LOC134528972 gene encoding basic proline-rich protein-like, translated to PPTPPGPPAPPAPPAPPAPPTPPAPPAPPAPPTPPAPPTPPGQPAPPTPPGQPAPPTLPGPPAPPAPPTPPAPPTPPAPPTPPAPPTPPAPPAPPAPPTPPAPPTPPAPPTPPGQPAPPTPPGQPAPPTLPGPPAPPAPPTPPAPPTPPAPPTPPAPPTPPAPPAPPAPPTPPAPPTPPGQPAPPTPPGQPAPPTLPGPPGQPAPPTPPGPPGPPAPPAPPATPAPPTPPGPPAPPAPPAPPAPPTPPGPPAPPAPPAPPATPAPPTPPGPPAPPATPAPPTTPAPPTPPGPPAPPAPPAPPGPPAPPAPPATPAPPTPPGPPAPPAPPMPTPKIVLALTHLEFAA